One Gordonia sp. SID5947 genomic region harbors:
- a CDS encoding aspartate/glutamate racemase family protein yields the protein MLYPGHAAEDDYPLAESALGGAASLPVLITEIESDDHTVEAMRAVGTGQRLLDGARQAAKHRPDALMWACTSGSFLYGWIGAHEQVAEISDATGLPVSSTSLAFAAACQELQVTSVAVAATYPAAVADGFSSFLADAGVTVVSATAHDIETATEAGSVDGDHLFEMVRAVDTDSAQAILLPDTALHTISWIDDLEQDLGKPVLTANQVTVWQALRMVGRPVHAAGLGRLFRDVGVTARSGTPSAIR from the coding sequence ATGCTGTATCCAGGACACGCCGCAGAGGACGATTACCCACTGGCCGAGAGCGCGCTCGGCGGTGCCGCATCGCTGCCGGTGCTCATCACCGAGATCGAGTCCGACGATCATACGGTCGAGGCGATGCGTGCGGTGGGGACCGGACAGCGGCTTCTCGACGGGGCCCGTCAGGCGGCGAAACATCGGCCGGATGCCCTGATGTGGGCCTGCACCTCGGGCAGCTTCCTCTATGGCTGGATCGGCGCGCATGAGCAGGTGGCCGAGATCTCCGATGCCACCGGGCTCCCGGTGTCCTCGACATCGCTGGCGTTCGCGGCCGCGTGCCAGGAACTACAGGTCACCTCGGTCGCCGTGGCGGCGACGTACCCGGCCGCCGTCGCCGACGGGTTCAGCAGCTTCCTCGCCGACGCGGGCGTCACGGTCGTGTCCGCGACCGCACACGACATCGAGACGGCGACCGAGGCCGGTTCCGTCGACGGCGACCACCTCTTCGAGATGGTCCGCGCCGTCGACACTGACAGTGCGCAGGCGATCCTGTTGCCCGACACCGCGTTACACACGATCAGTTGGATCGACGACCTGGAACAGGATCTCGGCAAGCCGGTGCTGACGGCCAACCAGGTCACCGTCTGGCAGGCACTCCGCATGGTCGGACGACCGGTCCACGCCGCCGGACTCGGCCGGCTCTTCCGCGACGTCGGTGTCACCGCACGAAGCGGTACCCCATCCGCGATTCGGTGA
- a CDS encoding amidase — protein METTARWFSAADLVSGFSSGALSPVDVTAEHLDAIGAGNNAINAYCLVDADSAIDDARASAERYVAGRPLGPLDGVPVSIKDLFLTAGWPTLRGSELIEPDDLDWTVDAPAVARLREAGAVLLGKVTTPEFGWKGVTDSQRCGVTRNPWNTDRTSGGSSGGSGAAVAAGLSTLSVGTDGGGSIRIPASFCGIVGFKPTYGRVPLYPASPFGTLAHAGPMTRTVGDCAAMLDVLSGFDSRDWSAMPTPTHRTADLLAEAPQDLAGVRIAYSATLGFGSNDTAVQRNTDAAVAVLGDLGADVTVVDLEWEDPAWAYHILWFSGAEMVVRSFGPGAMEKIDPGLGRALLRHSGFTAADYLDATALRMSMGVETGKLHEEFDVLVTPTMPTVAFEAGVDVPVHSDGLDWTSWTPYSYPFNLTGQPAITVPSGFGDDGEGQGLPTGLQIVGARHHDDMVLRVAAAYESVARFATLEGVR, from the coding sequence ATGGAAACGACCGCCCGCTGGTTCAGTGCCGCCGACCTGGTGTCCGGGTTCTCCTCCGGCGCGTTGTCGCCGGTCGATGTGACCGCCGAACACCTTGACGCGATCGGCGCGGGGAACAATGCGATCAACGCGTACTGCCTGGTCGACGCCGACTCGGCGATCGACGACGCCCGCGCCTCGGCGGAGCGATACGTCGCCGGCCGGCCGCTCGGCCCGCTCGACGGGGTCCCGGTGAGCATCAAGGATCTCTTCCTGACCGCGGGGTGGCCGACACTGCGTGGGTCGGAACTCATCGAACCGGACGATCTCGACTGGACGGTCGATGCGCCGGCCGTCGCTCGCTTACGCGAAGCCGGTGCCGTCTTGCTCGGCAAGGTGACGACGCCCGAGTTCGGCTGGAAAGGGGTCACCGACAGTCAGCGATGCGGCGTGACGCGGAATCCGTGGAACACCGATCGAACCTCCGGTGGTTCGAGCGGCGGGAGCGGGGCCGCGGTTGCCGCGGGTCTCAGCACCCTGTCGGTCGGCACCGACGGCGGTGGCTCCATCCGCATCCCGGCGTCCTTCTGCGGCATCGTGGGATTCAAGCCGACCTACGGTCGCGTCCCGCTCTACCCGGCGAGTCCATTCGGCACACTTGCCCATGCGGGGCCGATGACCCGGACGGTCGGCGACTGCGCGGCCATGCTCGATGTGCTCAGCGGCTTCGACTCGCGCGACTGGTCGGCGATGCCGACCCCGACCCACCGCACTGCCGATCTGCTCGCGGAGGCTCCGCAGGACCTGGCCGGCGTGCGGATCGCATACAGTGCCACACTCGGCTTCGGATCGAACGATACTGCAGTTCAACGAAATACCGATGCCGCCGTGGCCGTTCTGGGTGACCTCGGTGCCGACGTCACCGTGGTGGACCTCGAATGGGAAGACCCGGCATGGGCTTATCACATCCTGTGGTTCAGTGGCGCCGAGATGGTGGTGCGTTCGTTCGGGCCTGGTGCGATGGAGAAGATCGATCCCGGGCTCGGACGCGCTCTGTTGCGGCACAGCGGTTTCACCGCGGCCGACTACCTCGATGCCACCGCGCTGCGCATGTCGATGGGCGTCGAGACCGGAAAGCTGCACGAGGAGTTCGACGTGCTGGTCACGCCGACGATGCCGACGGTCGCATTCGAAGCGGGCGTGGATGTTCCGGTCCACTCCGACGGCCTCGACTGGACGTCGTGGACGCCGTACTCCTACCCGTTCAATCTCACCGGGCAACCCGCGATCACGGTGCCGAGTGGATTCGGCGACGACGGCGAGGGGCAGGGCCTGCCGACCGGATTGCAGATCGTCGGAGCCCGCCACCACGACGACATGGTTCTGCGCGTGGCAGCGGCCTACGAATCCGTGGCGCGATTCGCCACCCTGGAAGGAGTTCGATGA
- a CDS encoding DUF3830 family protein translates to MTDRFISVRLEQRNVTAVARLLDDEAPRTAAAVWDALPLGGQVYHGKFARNEIYTLLPSFAPAEPGPENTTVTPIPGDLCYFTFDGVLTNPAYGYESGSAPGEHQMLIDLAVFYGRNNLLVNGDVGWVPGNVFATIVSGLDEFAVACNDVWMGGARGEVLSYARASG, encoded by the coding sequence ATGACCGACCGGTTCATCTCTGTCCGCCTCGAGCAGCGCAACGTCACCGCGGTGGCGCGCCTGCTCGACGACGAAGCGCCCCGCACCGCAGCCGCGGTCTGGGACGCCCTGCCGCTCGGCGGACAGGTGTATCACGGAAAGTTTGCCCGAAATGAGATCTACACGTTATTGCCGTCATTTGCGCCGGCCGAACCAGGACCGGAAAACACCACGGTCACGCCCATTCCCGGCGACCTCTGCTACTTCACATTTGACGGAGTCCTGACAAATCCGGCGTACGGGTACGAGTCCGGGTCCGCGCCGGGTGAACATCAGATGCTCATCGATCTCGCGGTGTTCTACGGACGCAACAATCTGCTGGTCAATGGCGATGTCGGATGGGTTCCGGGCAACGTCTTCGCGACCATTGTCTCCGGCCTCGACGAATTCGCCGTGGCCTGCAACGACGTTTGGATGGGCGGTGCCCGGGGCGAAGTACTGTCCTATGCGCGTGCATCAGGGTAA
- a CDS encoding GntR family transcriptional regulator → MSVSQDKNKGRKRILTPLVQESTPAIIARKLHDAIASGNFPPGSQLTESGLAADLGVSRGPLREAMQRLTAEGLLVSHRNRGLFVVSMEEDDIRDMYVARTAIERAAVEQVILSGDRAAIDDLNAAVARMRAFIDDPNSAEMAEADMEFHQILVEHAHSQRLSRLHETILVETRMCLRAMRGTYSSGKERIDEHQALVDAIASGDATAADTLMIEHMKDGLHRLVGVDEPSGAASTA, encoded by the coding sequence ATGAGTGTTTCGCAGGACAAGAACAAAGGGCGGAAGAGAATTCTGACGCCACTGGTGCAGGAGTCGACGCCTGCGATCATCGCCCGGAAGTTGCACGACGCGATAGCGAGCGGCAACTTCCCGCCTGGCTCGCAGCTGACCGAGTCCGGTCTGGCGGCCGACCTCGGAGTCAGCCGCGGACCGTTGCGCGAGGCGATGCAACGATTGACCGCAGAGGGATTGTTGGTCAGCCACCGCAACCGCGGTTTGTTCGTGGTGTCCATGGAGGAGGACGACATCCGCGACATGTACGTGGCGCGGACCGCGATCGAGCGCGCTGCCGTCGAACAGGTGATCCTCAGTGGGGATCGGGCAGCCATCGACGACCTCAATGCCGCAGTCGCGCGGATGCGTGCATTCATCGACGATCCCAACAGTGCCGAAATGGCCGAGGCTGACATGGAGTTCCATCAGATTTTGGTGGAACATGCGCATAGTCAGCGACTTTCGCGTCTACACGAGACTATTCTGGTCGAAACACGGATGTGCTTGCGCGCTATGCGCGGAACATATTCTTCGGGGAAGGAGCGGATCGACGAGCACCAGGCATTGGTGGACGCCATCGCGTCGGGGGACGCTACGGCGGCTGACACATTGATGATCGAACACATGAAGGATGGTCTGCACCGACTCGTCGGTGTCGACGAGCCATCGGGGGCCGCATCGACCGCCTGA
- a CDS encoding MFS transporter, with amino-acid sequence MTEASSPATYEELAPDPDSPEGKSLLRKAIGASAIGNATEWYDYGVYAATATYLTDAFFPGDLGSIGTMLGFAISFVLRPLGGMIWGPIGDRIGRKSVLAMTILLISGATALIGVLPTHATVGVWAPILLITLRVIQGFSTGGEYGGAATFMAEYAPDKKRGKYGSFLEFGTLAGFSAGTAIVLLFELVLSDDQMQTWGWRIPFLIALPMGLIGLYLRSQMEDTPVFQELEQEDEIKGSAWTRFKDLLSNYWQPILVMFGMVIALNVANYTLLAYQPSYLKNTIGLSETSGSIVVLIGQLVMMAMIPFFGRWSDATGRKPMWWGSLVGLFVLALPLYWLMGQGFAWAIVGFVILGLLYIPQLATISATFPAMFPTQVRYAGFAISYNVATAAFGGTAPLVNDAVVENTGWNLFPAVYMMGACAIGLVALVFLKETAGVSLRGTETPSKENDFRMLQGMKPGS; translated from the coding sequence ATGACTGAGGCATCCTCACCGGCGACGTATGAAGAACTCGCCCCGGACCCGGATTCCCCGGAGGGCAAATCGCTGCTCCGCAAGGCAATCGGCGCATCCGCCATCGGCAATGCGACGGAGTGGTACGACTACGGCGTATACGCCGCCACCGCGACGTATCTCACCGACGCATTCTTTCCGGGCGATCTCGGAAGTATCGGTACCATGCTGGGTTTCGCGATCTCCTTCGTGCTTCGCCCCCTCGGCGGGATGATCTGGGGGCCGATCGGCGACCGGATCGGCCGCAAGTCGGTTCTGGCTATGACGATCCTGTTGATCTCCGGCGCCACGGCACTCATCGGTGTACTGCCGACCCACGCGACGGTGGGGGTGTGGGCCCCGATCCTGCTGATCACACTGAGGGTCATCCAGGGCTTCTCCACCGGCGGTGAATACGGCGGTGCTGCCACCTTCATGGCCGAGTATGCACCGGACAAGAAGCGCGGCAAGTACGGTTCGTTCCTCGAGTTCGGGACGCTCGCCGGCTTCAGCGCCGGTACCGCGATCGTCCTGCTCTTCGAGCTCGTCCTGTCCGACGACCAGATGCAGACCTGGGGCTGGCGTATCCCGTTCCTGATCGCTCTGCCGATGGGCCTGATCGGCCTGTATCTGCGGTCGCAGATGGAGGACACCCCGGTCTTCCAGGAGCTCGAACAGGAAGACGAGATCAAGGGGTCGGCCTGGACCCGCTTCAAGGACCTGTTGAGCAATTACTGGCAGCCGATCCTGGTGATGTTCGGTATGGTCATCGCCCTCAACGTGGCGAACTACACGCTGTTGGCCTACCAGCCGAGCTATCTGAAGAACACCATCGGACTCTCCGAGACATCCGGCTCCATCGTCGTGCTCATCGGCCAGCTGGTGATGATGGCGATGATCCCGTTCTTCGGCCGATGGTCGGACGCCACCGGACGAAAACCGATGTGGTGGGGTTCGCTGGTCGGCCTGTTCGTCCTCGCGCTGCCGCTCTATTGGCTCATGGGGCAGGGATTCGCCTGGGCAATCGTCGGATTCGTCATCCTGGGTCTGCTCTACATACCGCAGTTGGCGACCATCTCGGCCACGTTCCCGGCAATGTTCCCGACTCAGGTCCGCTACGCGGGTTTCGCGATCTCGTACAACGTGGCGACCGCTGCGTTCGGTGGAACGGCGCCGCTCGTGAACGACGCGGTGGTCGAGAACACCGGCTGGAATCTGTTTCCGGCGGTGTACATGATGGGTGCTTGCGCTATCGGTCTGGTGGCACTGGTGTTCCTGAAGGAGACCGCGGGCGTCTCGCTGCGGGGAACCGAGACACCTAGCAAAGAAAACGATTTCCGGATGCTGCAGGGGATGAAGCCCGGTAGCTGA